A window of the Cystobacter fuscus genome harbors these coding sequences:
- the glgX gene encoding glycogen debranching protein GlgX, which yields MKWSEVLPGKPYPLGATYQGNGVNFAVFSEHARKMEVCLFDSRDPSRELGRYSLPEHNQHVWHGFIPELQTGTLYGLRAHGPYEPRRGLRFNPHKLLVDPYARALHGQVDFSAPVYSYLQGDPEQDLGFDIRDSATGMPKAVVLTDDFDWEGDRPPAVPWHRTLLYEAHVKGLTRLHPSVPEHQRGTYAGLAHPAVIDHLLQLGVTAVELLPVQAHVDEPFLVNKGFTNYWGYSTLNYFAPDARFSGSGSRGGQVAEFKSMVKALHRAGIEVILDVVYNHTGEGNHLGPTLSFKGLDNSAYYRLNDKEPRYYQDFTGTGNSWNATHPYALKLIMDSLRYWVQVMHVDGFRFDLATTLGRDRTGYDTRAAFFQMVHQDPVLSRVKLIAEPWDVGDFGYQVGNFPVIWSEWNGKYRDTIRRYWRGDERQAAEIGCRLTGSSDLFALGGRKPTASINFITAHDGFTLHDLVTYEQKHNEANLEDNRDGGNDNHAWNCGVEGETRDLAVNALREQQKRNFLATLFLSQGVPMLVAGDEMGRTQRGNNNAYCQDNPLSWVEWRLTEPQRKLLDFTRRMSRLRREQPVLSKRRFFRGATLFDSELKDLAWFRPDGQEMKKEDWEKPFARSLCFLLGGDAIATPDDAGQRIVGDTILVLMNAHHEPITFHLPAIEWGADWEEVVDTSQSRVSLHPHTPAGGTLVVAGRSLRVLRRPAVD from the coding sequence ATGAAGTGGTCGGAAGTGCTGCCGGGCAAGCCCTACCCCCTGGGCGCGACGTATCAGGGCAACGGAGTCAACTTCGCTGTCTTCAGCGAGCATGCCCGCAAGATGGAGGTCTGCCTCTTCGACTCGCGCGACCCGTCGCGCGAGCTGGGCCGCTACTCCCTCCCGGAGCACAACCAGCACGTCTGGCATGGCTTCATCCCCGAGCTGCAGACGGGCACGCTCTACGGACTGCGTGCCCACGGGCCCTACGAGCCCCGGCGCGGCCTGCGCTTCAACCCGCATAAGCTGCTGGTGGACCCCTACGCCCGCGCCCTGCACGGGCAGGTGGACTTCTCCGCCCCGGTCTACTCCTACCTGCAGGGGGATCCGGAGCAGGACCTCGGCTTCGACATCCGCGACAGCGCCACGGGAATGCCCAAGGCGGTGGTGCTCACGGATGACTTCGACTGGGAGGGGGACCGTCCCCCCGCGGTGCCCTGGCACCGCACCCTGCTCTACGAGGCCCACGTCAAGGGACTCACCCGGCTGCACCCCTCCGTCCCCGAGCACCAGCGCGGCACCTACGCGGGGCTCGCCCACCCGGCGGTGATCGATCACCTGCTGCAACTGGGTGTCACCGCGGTGGAGCTGCTGCCCGTGCAGGCCCACGTGGACGAGCCCTTCCTCGTCAACAAGGGCTTCACCAACTACTGGGGCTACAGCACCCTGAACTACTTCGCCCCGGACGCGCGCTTCAGCGGCTCGGGCTCGCGCGGCGGCCAGGTGGCCGAGTTCAAGTCCATGGTGAAGGCGCTCCACCGCGCCGGCATCGAGGTCATCCTCGACGTCGTCTACAACCACACCGGCGAGGGCAACCACCTGGGGCCCACCCTGTCCTTCAAGGGCCTGGACAACTCCGCCTACTACCGGCTGAACGACAAGGAGCCGCGCTACTACCAGGACTTCACCGGCACGGGGAACTCGTGGAACGCCACGCACCCCTACGCGCTCAAGCTCATCATGGACAGCCTGCGCTACTGGGTGCAGGTGATGCACGTGGACGGCTTCCGCTTCGACCTGGCCACCACGCTGGGGCGGGACCGGACGGGCTATGACACCCGCGCCGCCTTCTTCCAGATGGTGCACCAGGATCCGGTGCTCAGCCGGGTGAAGCTCATCGCCGAGCCCTGGGACGTGGGGGACTTCGGCTACCAGGTGGGCAACTTCCCCGTCATCTGGAGCGAGTGGAACGGCAAGTACCGCGACACCATCCGCCGCTACTGGCGGGGGGACGAGCGGCAGGCGGCGGAGATCGGCTGCCGGCTCACGGGCTCCTCGGATCTGTTCGCGCTGGGCGGACGCAAGCCCACCGCGAGCATCAACTTCATCACCGCCCACGACGGCTTCACCCTGCACGACCTCGTCACCTACGAGCAGAAGCACAACGAGGCCAACCTCGAGGACAACCGGGACGGGGGCAACGACAACCACGCGTGGAACTGCGGCGTGGAGGGCGAGACGCGCGACCTGGCCGTCAACGCGCTGCGCGAGCAGCAGAAGCGCAACTTCCTCGCCACGCTCTTCCTGTCCCAGGGCGTGCCCATGCTGGTGGCCGGCGACGAGATGGGCCGCACCCAGCGGGGCAACAACAACGCCTACTGTCAGGACAACCCCCTGTCGTGGGTGGAGTGGCGGCTCACCGAGCCCCAGCGCAAGCTGCTGGACTTCACCCGGCGCATGAGCCGCCTGCGCCGCGAGCAGCCCGTGCTCTCCAAGCGCCGCTTCTTCCGGGGCGCCACGCTCTTCGACAGCGAGCTCAAGGACCTGGCGTGGTTCCGTCCGGACGGCCAGGAGATGAAGAAGGAGGACTGGGAGAAGCCCTTCGCGCGCTCGTTGTGCTTCCTGCTGGGCGGGGATGCCATCGCCACCCCGGATGACGCGGGCCAGCGCATCGTCGGGGACACCATCCTGGTGCTGATGAACGCCCACCACGAGCCCATCACCTTCCACCTGCCCGCCATCGAGTGGGGCGCGGACTGGGAAGAGGTGGTGGACACGAGTCAGTCGCGCGTCTCGCTCCACCCCCACACCCCCGCGGGGGGAACCCTGGTGGTCGCGGGCCGCTCGCTGCGGGTCCTGCGCCGTCCCGCCGTCGATTAG
- a CDS encoding TerC family protein encodes MNTNVALWVGFNLFVLAMLALDLGVFHRKEHVVSPKEAGLWTVVWIVLSLGFCGILGLTGYWNHEQSLQWVTAYVVEYALSVDNLFVFLMVFAFFQVPLVVQHRVLFWGILGAFVMRAALILTGTALVQRFHWLLYIFGAFLIFTAVKMAFSKDEDAAEPEQSLVMRLGRRFLPVARQNDGNRFFTMEDGRRKVTPLFLVLLVVETTDLLFALDSIPAVLGISQDAFIVYTSNVCAILGLRSLFFVVASLMDKFHLLKVGLGIILGFVGTKMVITIVDIHISIGLSLGVIGGVLLGSILASLIWPKAAETSGVPHPSAEPEREDA; translated from the coding sequence TTGAATACGAACGTCGCGCTCTGGGTGGGCTTCAACCTCTTCGTGCTGGCCATGCTCGCCCTGGACCTGGGCGTCTTCCATCGCAAGGAGCACGTGGTCTCGCCCAAGGAGGCGGGTCTGTGGACGGTGGTGTGGATCGTCCTGAGCCTGGGCTTCTGCGGGATTCTGGGGCTCACCGGCTATTGGAACCACGAGCAGTCGCTGCAGTGGGTGACGGCCTACGTGGTCGAGTACGCGCTGTCGGTCGACAACCTCTTCGTCTTCCTCATGGTGTTCGCCTTCTTCCAGGTGCCGCTCGTGGTGCAGCACCGGGTGCTCTTCTGGGGCATCCTCGGGGCGTTCGTCATGCGCGCGGCCCTCATCCTGACGGGCACTGCGCTCGTGCAGCGCTTCCACTGGCTGCTCTACATCTTCGGCGCCTTCCTCATCTTCACGGCGGTGAAGATGGCCTTCTCCAAGGACGAGGACGCCGCGGAGCCGGAGCAGTCCCTGGTGATGCGCCTCGGCCGGCGCTTCCTGCCCGTGGCGCGCCAGAATGACGGCAACCGCTTCTTCACCATGGAGGACGGCCGGCGCAAGGTGACGCCCCTGTTCCTCGTGCTGCTGGTGGTGGAGACGACGGACCTGCTCTTCGCCCTGGACTCCATCCCCGCGGTGCTCGGCATCAGCCAGGACGCCTTCATCGTCTACACGTCCAACGTGTGCGCCATCCTCGGCCTGCGCTCGCTGTTCTTCGTGGTGGCCAGCCTCATGGACAAGTTCCACCTGCTCAAGGTGGGTCTGGGCATCATCCTCGGCTTCGTGGGCACGAAGATGGTCATCACCATCGTCGACATCCACATCTCCATCGGGCTGTCGCTGGGTGTGATTGGCGGGGTACTGCTGGGTTCCATCCTGGCCTCGCTCATCTGGCCCAAGGCCGCGGAGACCAGCGGTGTGCCGCACCCGTCCGCCGAGCCGGAGCGCGAGGACGCCTAG
- a CDS encoding TIGR01777 family oxidoreductase: MGKSQVFEARSQVPVSAEELFAWHAREGAFLRLTPPWEPVEVVSQQGEGIHEGTRIQLRMKVGPVSLPWTARHTRYVPGSLFQDVQESGPFSRWVHTHRMWNEAGGGAVLEDEVEYALPVGVLGRVAGGGYARHRLERMFAYRHAVTRADVRRHAAFAGEPRLTVALSGASGLVGSALRPFLTTGGHRVRRLVRGQPEAGDIAFAPGLGEMDVAALEGVDAVVHLAGAPIAEGRWTHERKELIRRSRVEGTRVLCESLARLARPPRVLVCASAVGFYGDRGDEELSESSAPGTGFLADVTREWEAATAPAEAAGIRVVHLRLGVVLGAGGGALAKMLPAFQAGAGGRIGTGQQWMSWVSLEDVLGLVNFALFTPELRGAVNTVAPTPVRQEEFARILGRVLSRPAVVPLPGAAVRTLFGEMGEATLLGGARVLPRVALRQGFSFLHPSLEETLRFTLGETTEGPRFRHG, from the coding sequence ATGGGCAAGTCGCAGGTGTTCGAGGCGCGCAGTCAGGTGCCGGTGAGCGCGGAGGAACTCTTCGCCTGGCATGCGCGCGAGGGAGCCTTCCTGCGCCTGACACCTCCCTGGGAGCCCGTCGAGGTGGTGTCCCAGCAGGGCGAGGGCATCCACGAGGGGACGCGCATCCAGCTGCGCATGAAGGTGGGGCCGGTGTCGCTGCCCTGGACGGCGCGGCACACCCGCTATGTGCCCGGCTCGCTCTTCCAGGACGTGCAGGAGTCGGGGCCCTTTTCGCGCTGGGTGCATACGCACCGGATGTGGAACGAGGCCGGGGGAGGCGCGGTGCTGGAGGACGAGGTGGAGTACGCGCTGCCGGTGGGAGTGCTCGGGAGGGTGGCGGGCGGCGGCTACGCGCGGCATCGGCTGGAGCGGATGTTCGCCTACCGCCACGCGGTGACGCGCGCGGATGTCCGGAGGCATGCGGCCTTCGCGGGAGAGCCCCGGCTGACGGTGGCGCTCAGTGGCGCGTCGGGGCTGGTGGGCAGCGCGCTCAGGCCCTTCCTCACGACGGGGGGCCACCGGGTGCGGCGGCTGGTGCGGGGCCAACCCGAGGCGGGGGACATTGCCTTCGCGCCCGGGCTGGGAGAGATGGACGTGGCGGCGCTGGAGGGGGTGGACGCGGTGGTGCACCTGGCCGGAGCGCCCATCGCCGAGGGGCGGTGGACGCACGAGCGCAAGGAACTCATCCGCCGCAGCCGGGTGGAGGGCACGCGGGTGTTGTGCGAGTCGCTCGCGCGGCTGGCGCGTCCCCCGCGCGTGCTGGTGTGCGCGTCGGCGGTGGGGTTCTACGGAGACCGTGGAGACGAGGAGTTGTCCGAGTCCAGCGCGCCGGGCACGGGCTTCCTCGCCGACGTCACGCGCGAGTGGGAGGCGGCGACGGCGCCGGCGGAGGCGGCGGGCATCCGGGTGGTGCACCTGCGGCTGGGGGTGGTGTTGGGGGCGGGTGGGGGCGCGCTGGCGAAGATGCTGCCGGCCTTCCAGGCGGGAGCCGGAGGGCGCATCGGCACGGGCCAGCAGTGGATGAGCTGGGTGTCGCTGGAGGACGTGCTCGGGCTGGTGAACTTCGCCCTGTTCACGCCGGAGCTGCGCGGGGCGGTGAACACGGTGGCCCCCACGCCGGTGCGTCAGGAGGAGTTCGCTCGGATATTGGGGCGGGTGCTGTCGCGGCCGGCGGTGGTTCCGTTGCCTGGCGCCGCCGTGCGCACGCTCTTCGGGGAGATGGGCGAGGCGACGCTGCTGGGCGGCGCGCGCGTCCTTCCACGGGTGGCCCTGCGCCAGGGGTTCTCCTTCCTCCACCCCTCGTTGGAGGAGACGCTGCGCTTCACGCTCGGCGAGACGACGGAGGGTCCCCGCTTCCGTCACGGGTGA
- a CDS encoding L-threonylcarbamoyladenylate synthase: protein MPTETVYGLAANAEDELAVRRVFAIKGRPATHPLIVHVAEAQALSSWARHVPEDAWRLAEAFWPGPLTLVLPRSPRATDAVTGGQDTVALRVPHHPLARAVLEALDGGVAAPSANRFGRVSPTTAEHVRADLGADVDLVLDGGPCTVGVESTIVDLSQGEPAVLRPGGLAVEELSRVLGRPVPVRVSSTVRVSGSLASHYAPRAGVVLAEPSEVAARVESLRARGQRVAVLGPPGLALAPGIPRHDVPEEPSAAARVLYTRLREADEQGHDVLVACLPRAEGLGLAVRDRLSRAAAPRTPGE, encoded by the coding sequence TTGCCAACGGAAACCGTCTACGGCCTCGCCGCCAACGCCGAGGACGAGCTGGCCGTGCGCCGCGTCTTCGCCATCAAGGGCCGCCCCGCCACCCATCCGCTCATCGTCCACGTGGCCGAGGCCCAGGCGCTCTCCTCCTGGGCCCGCCACGTCCCCGAGGACGCCTGGCGCCTCGCCGAGGCCTTCTGGCCCGGCCCCCTCACCCTCGTGCTGCCCCGCTCCCCCCGCGCCACGGACGCGGTGACGGGTGGACAGGACACGGTGGCCCTACGCGTCCCCCACCACCCCCTCGCCCGCGCGGTGCTGGAAGCCCTCGACGGAGGCGTGGCCGCGCCGAGCGCCAACCGCTTCGGCCGGGTGAGCCCCACCACGGCGGAGCACGTCCGGGCGGATCTCGGCGCGGACGTGGACCTGGTGCTCGACGGCGGCCCGTGCACGGTGGGCGTGGAGTCCACCATCGTCGACCTCAGCCAGGGAGAGCCCGCGGTGCTGCGCCCCGGGGGCCTCGCGGTGGAGGAGCTCTCGCGCGTCCTCGGGCGGCCGGTGCCCGTGCGCGTCTCCTCCACGGTGCGCGTCTCGGGCAGCCTCGCCTCGCACTACGCGCCCCGGGCGGGCGTCGTCCTCGCCGAGCCCTCGGAGGTCGCCGCGCGCGTGGAGTCCCTGCGCGCCCGGGGCCAGCGCGTGGCCGTGCTGGGCCCACCGGGACTGGCGCTCGCCCCCGGCATCCCCCGCCATGACGTCCCGGAGGAGCCCTCCGCGGCGGCACGCGTCCTGTACACCCGGCTGCGCGAGGCGGACGAGCAGGGCCATGACGTGCTGGTGGCCTGCCTGCCCCGGGCCGAGGGCCTGGGCCTCGCCGTGAGGGACCGGTTGAGCCGCGCCGCCGCGCCTCGGACTCCAGGCGAGTAG
- the treY gene encoding malto-oligosyltrehalose synthase → MRLDGTTVSGGDASQTGIDALAGAVYTRVREDLLARGTPLSTYRVQLHKGFSFEDARRIVPYLARLGVSDIYCSPYLKASPGSTHGYDCVDHKQLNPEVGSPVQHEAFCDTVREHGLGQVVDVVPNHMGIETFNPLWFDVLENGPASVYARFFDVDWQPVKDELAGKVLLPVLGDQYGVVLEKGELKLGFRDGAFVIHYYDRLFPVAPRQYARILARGVEALEARLGPVDTHLIELHSILTAIRHLPERTETRQAQILERNREKEVIKRRLATLAAASPQVAAHIAANVEAINGKPGDPRSFDELDAILEGGSYRLAQWRVAGEEINYRRFFDINGLAAIRVEDPQVFAEAHQLIFEWLRKGQVTGLRIDHPDGLYDPTAYFLSLQERYFLERARALFDTEYAARADEWPEVERRLRERWRAEAGAHVDSPLRKALFVAVEKIQGGRERIPESWAVHGTTGYRFANAVGGIFVQPNAEGVMTDTYHRFIGEAPDFDGLVYEKKRLIMRDFMSSELNVLAHRLNRISEMNRRTRDFTLNSLRRALMEFIALFPVYRTYVDDERPELDARDVRYIKDTLRHAKARNVTLNVTIFDFLGDVLLRRYPEHLGEHERAEMLAFAMKVQQVTGPVMAKGLEDTVFYVYQRMVALNEVGGEPENFGTSAAIFHERNQERAAHWPASMLTTSTHDTKRSEDVRARLNVLSELPEEWRQRVERWSSLTRTHRSEMPEGPAPSLNDEYLFYQTVVGAWPMGGSLSGKALEEFRGRVRDYMLKAIKEAKVRTSWTNPDKDYEEGVSRYVEDCLDEEKGRAFLADLLAFKRRIERPGQHNALGQLLMKLMSPGVVDTYQGCELWDLSLVDPDNRRPVDYTVRERMLRSLDQETEKGRAELCTRLTADMEDGRIKLLVLSEGLRLRQRQAELFRKGGYRALSLTGPRADAAVAFAREHGSSVVIAVAPRYTLSALESGGLVAAYEETSLELPASYASMTFRDVFTGQQVRPGRHGEGAVLPLSPLLVGFPLVLLEKE, encoded by the coding sequence AGGCGAGCCCGGGCAGCACGCACGGCTATGACTGCGTGGACCACAAACAGCTCAACCCCGAGGTGGGCTCGCCCGTGCAGCACGAGGCCTTCTGCGACACGGTGCGCGAGCACGGGCTCGGGCAGGTGGTGGACGTGGTGCCCAACCACATGGGCATCGAGACCTTCAATCCCCTGTGGTTCGACGTGCTGGAGAACGGCCCCGCGTCCGTGTACGCGCGCTTCTTCGACGTCGACTGGCAGCCGGTGAAGGACGAGCTGGCGGGCAAGGTGCTCCTGCCGGTGCTGGGCGACCAATACGGGGTGGTGCTCGAGAAGGGTGAGCTGAAGCTGGGCTTCCGCGACGGGGCCTTCGTCATCCACTACTACGACCGGCTCTTCCCGGTGGCCCCCCGGCAGTACGCGCGCATCCTGGCGCGTGGCGTGGAGGCGTTGGAGGCCCGGCTGGGCCCGGTGGACACGCACCTCATCGAGCTGCACTCCATCCTCACCGCCATCCGCCACCTGCCCGAGCGCACCGAGACGCGACAGGCGCAGATCCTCGAGCGCAACCGCGAGAAGGAGGTCATCAAGCGGCGCCTCGCCACCCTGGCGGCCGCCAGCCCCCAGGTGGCCGCGCACATTGCCGCCAACGTGGAGGCCATCAACGGCAAGCCCGGCGACCCGCGCTCCTTCGACGAGCTGGACGCCATCCTCGAGGGCGGCAGCTACCGGCTGGCCCAGTGGCGCGTGGCGGGCGAGGAGATCAACTACCGCCGCTTCTTCGACATCAACGGCCTGGCGGCCATCCGGGTGGAGGATCCGCAGGTGTTCGCCGAGGCGCACCAGCTCATCTTCGAGTGGCTGCGCAAGGGGCAGGTGACGGGACTGCGCATCGATCACCCCGACGGGCTCTACGATCCCACCGCCTACTTCCTCTCGCTCCAGGAGCGCTACTTCCTGGAGCGGGCGCGGGCGCTCTTCGACACCGAGTACGCCGCGCGGGCGGATGAGTGGCCCGAGGTGGAGCGGCGGCTGCGCGAGCGCTGGCGGGCGGAGGCGGGGGCGCACGTGGACTCGCCGCTGCGCAAGGCGCTCTTCGTGGCGGTGGAGAAGATCCAGGGCGGGCGCGAGCGCATCCCCGAGTCCTGGGCGGTGCACGGCACCACGGGCTACCGCTTCGCCAACGCGGTGGGTGGCATCTTCGTGCAGCCCAACGCCGAGGGGGTGATGACGGACACCTATCACCGCTTCATCGGCGAGGCGCCCGACTTCGACGGGCTCGTCTACGAGAAGAAGCGCCTCATCATGCGCGACTTCATGTCCAGCGAGCTGAACGTGCTCGCCCACCGGCTCAACCGCATCTCGGAGATGAACCGGCGCACGCGCGACTTCACCCTCAACAGCCTGCGGCGCGCGCTCATGGAGTTCATCGCGCTCTTCCCCGTCTACCGCACCTACGTGGATGACGAGCGGCCGGAGCTGGACGCGCGCGACGTGCGCTACATCAAGGACACCCTGCGCCACGCCAAGGCGCGCAACGTCACGCTCAACGTCACCATCTTCGACTTCCTCGGCGACGTGCTCTTGCGGCGCTACCCCGAGCATCTGGGCGAGCACGAGCGCGCGGAGATGCTCGCCTTCGCCATGAAGGTGCAGCAGGTGACGGGTCCGGTGATGGCCAAGGGCCTGGAGGACACCGTCTTCTACGTCTACCAGCGCATGGTCGCGCTCAACGAGGTGGGTGGCGAGCCGGAGAACTTCGGCACCAGCGCCGCCATCTTCCACGAGCGCAACCAGGAGCGCGCGGCGCACTGGCCGGCGAGCATGCTCACCACCAGCACGCACGACACCAAGCGCAGCGAGGACGTGCGCGCGCGCCTCAACGTGCTCTCCGAGCTGCCCGAGGAGTGGCGCCAGCGCGTGGAGCGCTGGTCCTCGCTCACGCGCACCCACCGCTCGGAGATGCCCGAGGGGCCCGCCCCGTCCCTCAATGACGAGTACCTCTTCTACCAGACGGTGGTGGGCGCCTGGCCCATGGGCGGCTCGCTCTCCGGCAAGGCCCTGGAGGAGTTCCGCGGCCGCGTCCGCGACTACATGCTCAAGGCCATCAAGGAGGCCAAGGTCCGTACCTCGTGGACCAACCCGGACAAGGACTACGAGGAGGGCGTGTCGCGCTACGTGGAGGACTGTCTGGACGAGGAGAAGGGGCGTGCCTTCCTCGCGGACCTGCTCGCCTTCAAGCGCCGCATCGAGCGGCCCGGCCAGCACAACGCGCTCGGACAGCTCCTCATGAAGCTCATGTCGCCCGGCGTGGTGGACACCTACCAGGGTTGCGAGCTGTGGGATCTGTCGCTCGTGGATCCGGACAACCGCCGCCCGGTGGACTACACCGTGCGCGAGCGGATGCTGCGCTCGCTCGATCAGGAGACCGAGAAGGGCCGCGCCGAGCTGTGCACCCGCCTGACGGCGGACATGGAGGACGGCCGCATCAAGCTCCTCGTCCTCTCCGAGGGACTGCGCCTGCGCCAGCGTCAGGCGGAGCTCTTCCGCAAGGGGGGCTACCGGGCACTCTCGCTGACGGGCCCGCGCGCGGACGCGGCGGTGGCCTTCGCCCGCGAGCACGGGTCGTCGGTCGTCATCGCCGTCGCACCGCGTTACACCCTCTCCGCCCTGGAATCCGGGGGGTTGGTGGCGGCCTATGAAGAAACGTCCCTGGAACTCCCCGCCTCCTATGCGAGCATGACGTTCCGGGATGTGTTCACCGGGCAGCAGGTCCGACCGGGACGGCACGGAGAGGGGGCCGTGCTTCCGCTGTCACCTCTGCTGGTGGGCTTCCCGCTCGTTCTGCTCGAGAAGGAGTGA
- the hemH gene encoding ferrochelatase, with product MPLKGLLLVNLGTPDAPETGAVRRYLREFLSDPRVLDIHPVGRSLLLNFIILPFRSPRSAHAYRTVWMEQGSPLLVHSRALAAAVAGRLADEYAVELAMRYGNPSLPDAVARLRARGVTDFTVMPLYPQEAPSSSGSTLARTYEVLGQSWDVPNVRAVPAFHSHPAFLDAFAEVARPVISNARAEYVLFSFHGVPERHVRKSDPSGKHCLESAGCCDALTDANRHCYRAQCYSTARGLAARLGLPADGWSVSFQSRLGRTPWVSPYTDLVLPELAARGIKRLAVMCPAFVADCLETVEEVGVREKERFLASGGESLTLVPSLNAHPAWVDAVVRLVRESAATSSPAVAAAPPVPAPPA from the coding sequence ATGCCACTCAAGGGTCTCCTCCTGGTCAACCTGGGCACGCCGGACGCCCCCGAGACGGGCGCCGTGCGCCGCTACCTGCGCGAGTTCCTCAGCGACCCCCGTGTGCTGGACATCCACCCCGTGGGCCGCTCGCTGCTGCTCAACTTCATCATCCTGCCCTTCCGCTCGCCCAGGAGCGCGCACGCCTACCGCACCGTGTGGATGGAGCAGGGCTCGCCCCTCCTGGTGCACTCGCGGGCCCTCGCGGCCGCCGTGGCCGGGCGGCTCGCCGACGAGTACGCCGTGGAGCTGGCCATGCGCTATGGCAACCCGTCCCTGCCGGACGCGGTGGCGCGCCTGCGCGCGCGGGGCGTGACGGACTTCACCGTGATGCCGCTCTACCCCCAGGAGGCCCCGTCCTCCTCGGGCTCCACGCTGGCGCGCACCTATGAGGTGCTCGGCCAGTCCTGGGACGTGCCCAACGTGCGCGCCGTGCCCGCCTTCCACAGTCACCCGGCCTTCCTGGACGCCTTCGCCGAGGTGGCCCGCCCCGTCATCTCCAATGCCCGGGCCGAGTACGTCCTCTTCAGCTTCCACGGGGTGCCCGAGCGGCACGTGCGCAAGAGCGATCCCTCCGGCAAGCACTGCCTCGAATCGGCCGGGTGCTGCGACGCCCTCACGGACGCCAACCGCCACTGTTACCGCGCCCAGTGCTACTCCACGGCGCGAGGGCTCGCCGCGCGCCTGGGGCTACCCGCCGACGGCTGGAGCGTGTCCTTCCAGTCCCGCCTGGGCCGCACGCCTTGGGTGAGCCCGTACACGGATCTGGTGCTGCCGGAGCTGGCGGCGCGGGGCATCAAGCGGCTGGCGGTGATGTGCCCCGCCTTCGTCGCCGACTGTCTGGAGACGGTGGAGGAAGTGGGCGTGCGCGAGAAGGAGCGCTTCCTCGCCAGCGGTGGGGAGTCGCTCACGCTCGTGCCCTCGCTCAACGCCCACCCGGCCTGGGTGGATGCCGTGGTGAGGCTCGTGCGCGAGTCGGCGGCTACTTCGTCGCCTGCCGTTGCAGCAGCTCCGCCGGTACCGGCTCCACCGGCTTGA
- the apaG gene encoding Co2+/Mg2+ efflux protein ApaG encodes MSSVTTEGIRVSVKPSYWPERSSPDAHQYAFMYTVEITNTGQEPAQLRSRHWVITDASGKVEEVRGEGVVGKQPRLEPGERFEYTSWAQLRTPFGSMRGSYTLVRPDGRQFEARIGEFALTQPHSLH; translated from the coding sequence ATGTCCTCCGTCACCACCGAAGGCATTCGCGTCTCCGTCAAGCCCTCCTACTGGCCGGAGCGCAGCTCCCCGGACGCCCACCAGTACGCCTTCATGTACACGGTGGAAATCACCAACACCGGCCAGGAGCCGGCCCAGCTGCGCAGCCGCCACTGGGTCATCACCGATGCCAGCGGCAAGGTGGAGGAGGTGCGGGGCGAGGGTGTCGTGGGCAAGCAGCCCCGGCTCGAGCCCGGCGAGCGCTTCGAGTACACGAGCTGGGCTCAGCTGCGCACGCCCTTCGGCTCCATGCGGGGCTCCTACACCCTGGTGCGTCCCGACGGCCGCCAGTTCGAGGCCCGCATCGGTGAGTTCGCCCTCACCCAGCCCCACTCGCTGCACTGA